The genomic interval AATTCCAGCGACTAATTGTTGGAAGGCTGCGTTAGCGAGATCCTCATCTTCCATCTCAGAGCTTTCGACAACATGAGCATTGGTCACGACATAGCCATTAGGGCTAATAATGGCACCTGAACCAGATCCACCGATAAGGGTCTGATACTCTATTTCTTGCAGATATGCATCAACTAGAGGTCCAGCTTGGGTCAAATAATCATTAAATTGCCATTCAACAATCGCATAGTCGATAATGCGTACGACTGCGGGTTTTGAATATTCAGACAATTTTTCAGCTTGTTTAATGTTTGACGTGTCAGGCTTGATGCTTAATAAGAAGAACGACGTCACAATCATGGCAATAAGTAAAATACTAATCGGCACAGTAAAAAGGGCTCTCTTTTTCAGTACAACCACCTCTTGGTATGAGAATAGGAATTTCAAATCACATACAATATATTCATAGACAAAGTCCGATAAATTTTGTACCAAAAAATAAAATAAGCAGTAAGACTCCGCAATTAGTGGGTGTTAAATTCCATTAAAATAAACAGGAAGAAAACGAGCTAAGCAGGGACTAGTAAGATAAGAAATAGTAACCGAATAGAATAAAAGAAGTTATTGATTATAATTATTTTATGTTAACTAACTATTTTATAAAGGAAAAATTAATGGATCGAATGTTTTTCTATATAAACGGAAATCTTTGCAGAATCAAAAATTATATATATATTTCATGATTTATCTCGATAGAATATATAAAATTACTTTAAATCCCTAAATATATTAAAAATTATATTTTATTTTTATTAGAAATCTGTATTTGACTCATTTTCTCTCTAATTGTAAGGTAATTCCTTTTTTTTGAAAATATAAAGTGATATGATTAACTTATTCCTATCATTTTTGCATCGACGCTAGTAGGAGAGAGAATATATTGGGTGGAAATTAGAAGTGAATCTATCAAGGGCGGCAAATGAACATTGAAATGGCCATCCTGACTATACAGTCGATGAAAAGGTGTTCTACATAAAAAAAGACTAATAGGGGGATGGTTCATGAACATGCTTATTAAGGATATGGTCATGAAAACGTCAATACGAGTCAAGGAAAACCAATATCTAAAAGAAGTATTAACATATTTTGAACAAACTAACGTCGATAGTTTACCGGTATTTAATATTTGTAATCAATTAATAGGTATTTTAACTAAAGATACTGTAATGATTGGAATTCAGAATCATGAAAATGTAGTGTCAAACTTACACTTGGATCAGGACTATATGATTGTTTCAGAGAATGATCATATTCAGGGTATTATAAAAAAACAGAAAAAGTTTTATTTAGTGCAAAACAAATATAAATCTATTATTGGGATTATTAGCCACAATGATCTTAACTATATGCATATAAGTATACTAGAGCGACGTTTAAAAGAATTAGAAGCTGTATTTGAACATGCCCATAACGGAATTGTAGCTATTGATAAAAATGGTATCATTACTTCATTTAATCCTGCCACGGAAAAGATAAGTGGGGTAAATAGAGAGGGTGCGTTAGGTAGGTTTTTAAATGATGTCTTTATTCCGAGTGGTATGCTTGAAGTTCTTCGTACTGGAGAACCACAATATGGAACGAAATATCAAGTTGGGAATCGAAAATATATTTCGAATCGAACACCCATTATAGAAAATGGTGAAGTGACGGGTGTTGTAGCAGTTTTTCAGGATATTTCCGAAATTGAAAAAATTTCAGGAGAGCTGCAATCTGTTCGTGAATTAAATCAACAATTAGAAGCTATCATAGCTGCTTCATATGATGGGATTGTGATTGCAGATTCAACAGGACAAATCATCAGATACAATCAAGCATTTCTCACATTCATTCAAGGTGACACCAATGATAATCTTAATGGGAAGTTTATTTTTGAAGTTTTTCCGTCTTTCAAAATTGAAAATATAAAACAAATGTTAGAAGGGAAACAATCTATAGCTTTATTGAAAAAAACTGAAGCCAATGTAACCTTAATTATTACGGTCAATCCTGTTCTTAATAAAAATGAACATATAGACTTTGTTGTGATTAATATTCAGAATATTACGAAGTTTATTCAATTGCAAGAAGAAGTTGAAAATAATAGGAGATTAACAGAACGTTATAAAGAAGAATTAGAACAATATCGAGTAGAACTCAAATCTCGTGCTAATTTTATTGCAGACTCCCCAATCATGAAAAAAGTAGTCCATATTGCTAAAAAGGTATCGGCCTTCGATTCTACGGTCATGATTTTTGGGGAATCAGGAACGGGAAAAGAAGAGCTTGCAAGGATTATTCAATTAAACAGTGTACGGAGCGAAGGTCCTTTTATTACAATTAATTGTGGAGCCATACCAGAAACCTTACTTGAATCTGAATTATTCGGTTATGAAGCGGGGGCATTTACAGGTGCGGGAAAGAGTGGAAAGCCTGGTATGTTTGAGCTAGCTCATAATGGAATAATTTTTTTGGATGAAATTGGGGAATGTCCTCTTTCTATACAGATAAAGCTACTGAGGGTGATTCAAGAAAAAGTAGTAACTCGCTTGGGTGGTACTAAATCTATTAAGATAGATGTTCGAATCTTGGCAGCTACGCATCGCAATTTGGAGGAACAAGTTAAAAAAGGGGAATTTCGCGAAGATTTGTTTTTTCGTTTAAATGTAATTCCTATCACATTACCGCCGCTTCGAGAAAGAACAGAAGATTTACTGCCTTTGATTGAAATGTATTTAAATGAGTTTAACCAAACATATGGGATGTCTAAACAGATAGCATCGGATGCCTTTGAAATACTTTTTCGCTATAAGTGGCCAGGAAATATTCGAGAATTACGAAATGCTATTGAACGTTCTTTTGTGCTGTCTGAAGGAGAATACATTAATGTAAAAGACTTTAGTTTTTTACAAAGTGAAATGATTGAACAAGATACGGAAATAGATGATGAAGAAATTCTTCCGTTAAAGGAAGCAGTTATGAATTTTGAAAATAAGCTCATTAACAGAGCGTTGAAGAAGTATGGAAGCACATATAAAGCTGCTAATATTTTAAATGTGGATCAATCAACTATTGTTCGTAAGTTACAGAAAATGAAAACATAAACAAAATCAGAAGGAATAAGGAGTAACAAAACAGCCTACAAAAATATGAATGAAGCCGTTCAAACTAGCTATTCATATAATCGGAAAATTTCTAATAGGATTTTTGATAGAATTTGAATTAAAAAGACAATGAATAAATGGAGGAAAGGAGCTGTGTCACAAGTCGATTTTTGGCTTGAACACGCTCCTTTTGAATAACAGGAATGTTGATAACCAGCATTCCTGATTTTTAATTTCCAGAGAATTTCTCCGTTTGTGGCCCTCTTATATATCTTTTGATTTTGAAGCTACATGCGGGCAGAGAGAGTAATCTTACTTTCAAGGATAAAAGGAATGATGTATGACTAATGTATTATTACATTAGATGATGAAAGCATACATTGTTTTTTAGAGGAAATGTTTGAAAACCTCCGTATATCAAGTGTTGAGAAATGGCATGATTCTTGCAAATGATTAAATAAAGACATTAAAAATTCTCAAGAATAAAAGGTGGTGATCATCTGGTTGTTCAAAAAGTATCTAACTTGTCATACTTGCTTACTTCACGTTCGATTGCAGTCATAAGTGAAACTTTCAATCCTCATCAGGTTGGGGGAAGAGTATTATTAAACTTACAGAAATCTAAATATCAAGGTAGAGTTTATCCTGTTACTTCTGAGTTTGAAGAAATTTTCGGAATGAAAACGTTCCCAAACTTGAGTAGCATACCTGAAGAAGTAATTACAGTAGTTATTACGTTACCTCCCAAGTCTGTTTTACCTATCCTTGAAGAGTGTGTAGAAAAGAAAGTGAAGTTTATTATGATTCCCAGTACAGATGTTATTGAGAGTGAAGATGAGAAGTTTGCTTTTGAGCAATTATTGAAAACGTTTACTGAGGAAACGGATATTCGGATTCTAGGTCCGGATTGTTCAGGAGTATTTAATATTGTTAAATCTATTGGTATTTCTGGTGTTGCAGATTATGAACCAAACTGGTTACAAAACGGCAAGATTTCACTTATTACGCAGGGGGAAGGGTTAGGGCGAGCCGTTTTAGATGCAAACCACTTAGGAATTGGGTTTAATTATTGGATTTCTACGGGGAATGAAGTTGATTTAGAAACAGCTGATTTTATCCAGTATTTTTCCCATGATGTTTCCACTCAAGTTATTTTAGTGATAATAGAAAGATTAAAAGACAAATGGAAATTTCAAAAAGCTGCAGAGACAGCAAGAAGGTTCGGAAAGCCTCTTATTGTGCTAAATATAGGACAGGTAGAAGAGGAGATTTCCACTAAAGAAGAATTAAACAATAATAAGCAAGTTCATTCTGATTTTTTTAAAGAACTGGATATAATCCAGGTTTATGATCTTGATGAACTTCTTAATGTAAGTTGGTTATTCTATAAATATGGACATCCGCAAGGAAATCGGATTGGTATATTTTCTTACTCTAATGGAGTATCAGCATTATTAGCTGAGAAGTGTAGACAAGCTAATCTGCCTGTTCCGGATATTACAGATGAAACGAAATCAATAATTCAAGATTTTTTTCCGAATCTAGAGACTCCTGCCAATCCAATAAATATGAAAATATATGTCTATCAAGATATGAGTGATGTTAGTGAATGTCTAGAGCAGTTTACGAATGATCCCAAT from Peribacillus asahii carries:
- a CDS encoding sigma 54-interacting transcriptional regulator, which translates into the protein MNMLIKDMVMKTSIRVKENQYLKEVLTYFEQTNVDSLPVFNICNQLIGILTKDTVMIGIQNHENVVSNLHLDQDYMIVSENDHIQGIIKKQKKFYLVQNKYKSIIGIISHNDLNYMHISILERRLKELEAVFEHAHNGIVAIDKNGIITSFNPATEKISGVNREGALGRFLNDVFIPSGMLEVLRTGEPQYGTKYQVGNRKYISNRTPIIENGEVTGVVAVFQDISEIEKISGELQSVRELNQQLEAIIAASYDGIVIADSTGQIIRYNQAFLTFIQGDTNDNLNGKFIFEVFPSFKIENIKQMLEGKQSIALLKKTEANVTLIITVNPVLNKNEHIDFVVINIQNITKFIQLQEEVENNRRLTERYKEELEQYRVELKSRANFIADSPIMKKVVHIAKKVSAFDSTVMIFGESGTGKEELARIIQLNSVRSEGPFITINCGAIPETLLESELFGYEAGAFTGAGKSGKPGMFELAHNGIIFLDEIGECPLSIQIKLLRVIQEKVVTRLGGTKSIKIDVRILAATHRNLEEQVKKGEFREDLFFRLNVIPITLPPLRERTEDLLPLIEMYLNEFNQTYGMSKQIASDAFEILFRYKWPGNIRELRNAIERSFVLSEGEYINVKDFSFLQSEMIEQDTEIDDEEILPLKEAVMNFENKLINRALKKYGSTYKAANILNVDQSTIVRKLQKMKT
- a CDS encoding CoA-binding protein, which translates into the protein MSYLLTSRSIAVISETFNPHQVGGRVLLNLQKSKYQGRVYPVTSEFEEIFGMKTFPNLSSIPEEVITVVITLPPKSVLPILEECVEKKVKFIMIPSTDVIESEDEKFAFEQLLKTFTEETDIRILGPDCSGVFNIVKSIGISGVADYEPNWLQNGKISLITQGEGLGRAVLDANHLGIGFNYWISTGNEVDLETADFIQYFSHDVSTQVILVIIERLKDKWKFQKAAETARRFGKPLIVLNIGQVEEEISTKEELNNNKQVHSDFFKELDIIQVYDLDELLNVSWLFYKYGHPQGNRIGIFSYSNGVSALLAEKCRQANLPVPDITDETKSIIQDFFPNLETPANPINMKIYVYQDMSDVSECLEQFTNDPNIDIVFVLYSYKLGIYTEMLVRHTIKMAQRVNKLIIPLWLSLSGELEISYEILKESGLPFYSSANAGVSAIKHFTDYHMKMSRLNTLM